From the Primulina tabacum isolate GXHZ01 chromosome 15, ASM2559414v2, whole genome shotgun sequence genome, one window contains:
- the LOC142526259 gene encoding transcription initiation factor IIF subunit alpha-like isoform X2 produces the protein MPLDLILKPSCGGCGSTVDLYGSTCKHLTLCLTCGKTMVETRARCYECGTPVTRLIREYNVRANSSGNKNHFIGRFPTGVPNFKKKTENKWSLRKEGLQGRQVTNALREKFKNRPWLLEDETGQSQYHGQLEGSQSAAYYLLMLQGKEFLSIPAGSWYNFNKVAQYKQLTLEEAEERMKNRRKTADGYERWMMKAANNGAAAFGEVEKFDEQESGAGGGKGRKKTAGDDVEGNISDRGEEDEEDEALRKSRLGLSKKSGEDDEEGPRGGDLDFDDDDIEKGDDWEHEEIFTDDDEAVGNDPEEREDLAPEIPAPPEIKQDDEDEDEADEEEGGLSKSGKELKKLLGRANGMNDSDTEDDDDDDDDEDMEDDISPVLVPKKEVPIEKPAEYSTPPKATTSGTGRVTPSSSKSSKSKRKSNGEDSKTPNGAPLKKVKTEHEVKPVKDETAVVTKSSVPPKCLSPPVPSKSGPVTEDEIRAVLLQKAPVTTQDLVAKFKSRLKLKEDKDAFAAILRRISKIQKTNGANYVVMRDR, from the exons atgcCTCTAGATTTGATATTGAAGCCGTCATGCGGCGGTTGCGGTTCCACGGTGGATCTATATGGAAGCACTTGCAAGCATCTGACACTTTGCTTGACTTGCGGAAAAACCATGGTCGAGACTCGTGCCAGGTGCTACGAGTGCGGAACCCCTGTCACTCGTTTGATTAGG GAATATAATGTTCGGGCAAATTCCAGTggcaacaaaaatcattttattgGCAGATTTCCAACAGGAGTACCAAATTTTAAGAAGAAGACCGAGAATAAATGGTCATTGCGGAAAGAAGGCCTGCAGGGACGCCAAGTGACTAATGCCTTGAGG GAGAAGTTCAAAAATAGACCTTGGCTGCTGGAGGACGAAACAGGACAGTCTCAGTACCATGGTCAACTAGAGGGATCACAGTCAGCTGCATATTACCTTCTGATGCTTCAGGGAAAGGAATTTCTTTCTATTCCCGCTGGTTCTTG GTACAACTTTAACAAAGTAGCTCAGTATAAGCAACTCACTTTGGAGGAGGCAGAAGAAAGGATGAAAAATAGAAGGAAAACTGCTGATGGCTACGAAAGATGGATGATGAAAGCAGCAAACAATGGAGCTGCTGCCTTTGGTGAAGTTGAGAAGTTTGATGAACAGGAAAGTGGAGCTGGTGGTGGGAAGGGACGCAAAAAAACTGCTGGGGATGATGTTGAAGGCAACATTTCAGATAGAGGAGAGGAAGATGAAGAAGACGAGGCATTAAGAAAAAGTCGGCTGGGGCTAAGTAAAAAAAGTGGGGAAGATGATGAGGAGGGGCCAAGGGGAGGTGACCTGGATTTTGATGACGATGATATCGAAAAGG GGGATGATTGGGAACATGAAGAAATTTTTACAGACGATGATGAAGCAGTTGGAAATGATCCTGAGGAACGTGAAGATTTGGCCCCTGAAATTCCTGCTCCACCAGAAATCAAGCAG GATGACGAGGATGAGGATGAAGCAGATGAGGAGGAGGGAGGGCTAAGCAAATCTGGAAAAGAGCTGAAGAAACTGCTCGGTCGAGCTAATGGGATGAATGATTCAGACACAGAGGATgacgacgacgacgacgacgaTGAAGAT ATGGAAGATGATATTTCTCCTGTACTTGTTCCGAAGAAGGAAGTTCCTATTGAAAAGCCGGCTGAGTACAGCACTCCACCAAAAGCAACTACTTCTGGAACAGGTCGTGTGACACCCTCCTCATCAAAATCTTCAAAGAGTAAAAGAAAAAGTAACGGCGAGGATTCAAAAACACCTAATGGCGCACCCCTGAAGAAAGTGAAAACGGAACAT GAAGTAAAACCCGTGAAAGATGAAACTGCGGTGGTTACAAAGAGTAGCGTACCTCCTAAATGCCTATCTCCACCAGTACCATCCAAATCTGGACCTGTTACTGAAGATGAAATCAGGGCTGTTCTGTTGCAGAAGGCTCCAGTGACCACACAAGATCTTGTAGCCAAATTTAAATCCAGGCTAAAACTGAAAGAG GATAAGGATGCATTTGCAGCTATATTGAGAAGAATATCAAAGATACAGAAGACTAATGGGGCCAACTATGTGGTTATGAGGGACAGATGA
- the LOC142526259 gene encoding transcription initiation factor IIF subunit alpha-like isoform X1: MPLDLILKPSCGGCGSTVDLYGSTCKHLTLCLTCGKTMVETRARCYECGTPVTRLIREYNVRANSSGNKNHFIGRFPTGVPNFKKKTENKWSLRKEGLQGRQVTNALREKFKNRPWLLEDETGQSQYHGQLEGSQSAAYYLLMLQGKEFLSIPAGSWYNFNKVAQYKQLTLEEAEERMKNRRKTADGYERWMMKAANNGAAAFGEVEKFDEQESGAGGGKGRKKTAGDDVEGNISDRGEEDEEDEALRKSRLGLSKKSGEDDEEGPRGGDLDFDDDDIEKGDDWEHEEIFTDDDEAVGNDPEEREDLAPEIPAPPEIKQDDEDEDEADEEEGGLSKSGKELKKLLGRANGMNDSDTEDDDDDDDDEDVDMEDDISPVLVPKKEVPIEKPAEYSTPPKATTSGTGRVTPSSSKSSKSKRKSNGEDSKTPNGAPLKKVKTEHEVKPVKDETAVVTKSSVPPKCLSPPVPSKSGPVTEDEIRAVLLQKAPVTTQDLVAKFKSRLKLKEDKDAFAAILRRISKIQKTNGANYVVMRDR; encoded by the exons atgcCTCTAGATTTGATATTGAAGCCGTCATGCGGCGGTTGCGGTTCCACGGTGGATCTATATGGAAGCACTTGCAAGCATCTGACACTTTGCTTGACTTGCGGAAAAACCATGGTCGAGACTCGTGCCAGGTGCTACGAGTGCGGAACCCCTGTCACTCGTTTGATTAGG GAATATAATGTTCGGGCAAATTCCAGTggcaacaaaaatcattttattgGCAGATTTCCAACAGGAGTACCAAATTTTAAGAAGAAGACCGAGAATAAATGGTCATTGCGGAAAGAAGGCCTGCAGGGACGCCAAGTGACTAATGCCTTGAGG GAGAAGTTCAAAAATAGACCTTGGCTGCTGGAGGACGAAACAGGACAGTCTCAGTACCATGGTCAACTAGAGGGATCACAGTCAGCTGCATATTACCTTCTGATGCTTCAGGGAAAGGAATTTCTTTCTATTCCCGCTGGTTCTTG GTACAACTTTAACAAAGTAGCTCAGTATAAGCAACTCACTTTGGAGGAGGCAGAAGAAAGGATGAAAAATAGAAGGAAAACTGCTGATGGCTACGAAAGATGGATGATGAAAGCAGCAAACAATGGAGCTGCTGCCTTTGGTGAAGTTGAGAAGTTTGATGAACAGGAAAGTGGAGCTGGTGGTGGGAAGGGACGCAAAAAAACTGCTGGGGATGATGTTGAAGGCAACATTTCAGATAGAGGAGAGGAAGATGAAGAAGACGAGGCATTAAGAAAAAGTCGGCTGGGGCTAAGTAAAAAAAGTGGGGAAGATGATGAGGAGGGGCCAAGGGGAGGTGACCTGGATTTTGATGACGATGATATCGAAAAGG GGGATGATTGGGAACATGAAGAAATTTTTACAGACGATGATGAAGCAGTTGGAAATGATCCTGAGGAACGTGAAGATTTGGCCCCTGAAATTCCTGCTCCACCAGAAATCAAGCAG GATGACGAGGATGAGGATGAAGCAGATGAGGAGGAGGGAGGGCTAAGCAAATCTGGAAAAGAGCTGAAGAAACTGCTCGGTCGAGCTAATGGGATGAATGATTCAGACACAGAGGATgacgacgacgacgacgacgaTGAAGATGTTGAT ATGGAAGATGATATTTCTCCTGTACTTGTTCCGAAGAAGGAAGTTCCTATTGAAAAGCCGGCTGAGTACAGCACTCCACCAAAAGCAACTACTTCTGGAACAGGTCGTGTGACACCCTCCTCATCAAAATCTTCAAAGAGTAAAAGAAAAAGTAACGGCGAGGATTCAAAAACACCTAATGGCGCACCCCTGAAGAAAGTGAAAACGGAACAT GAAGTAAAACCCGTGAAAGATGAAACTGCGGTGGTTACAAAGAGTAGCGTACCTCCTAAATGCCTATCTCCACCAGTACCATCCAAATCTGGACCTGTTACTGAAGATGAAATCAGGGCTGTTCTGTTGCAGAAGGCTCCAGTGACCACACAAGATCTTGTAGCCAAATTTAAATCCAGGCTAAAACTGAAAGAG GATAAGGATGCATTTGCAGCTATATTGAGAAGAATATCAAAGATACAGAAGACTAATGGGGCCAACTATGTGGTTATGAGGGACAGATGA
- the LOC142526260 gene encoding uncharacterized protein LOC142526260 gives MARVVFAAMFLLVVACCGTEVLSQRHHVVGGDDGWSSDLNVSSWLADRVFRVGDKIWFRYPAEEDTIAELQSLEEFVSCDITNPIRMYTDGLNDVTLEKEGTRYFTSGNVVNCKNGMKLPVPVQPSPDESAPPTEPVPLPPIHPAPVPPLVPTPPGPVPVEPPSASPPPYEPAPPTQPEPLPPVHPAPVPPLVPTPPEPVPVEPPSASPPPYEPAPPTQPEPLPPLHPAPLPPLVPTPPKPVPVEPPSASPPPYEPAPPTQPEPLPPFHPAPVPPLVPTPPEPVPVPPPSAVPPPPPSAATTLSNVLSFAYYGLFLFYFVL, from the exons ATGGCTCGAGTTGTGTTTGCTGCCATGTTTCTTCTGGTTGTTGCTTGCTGTGGGACGGAGGTTTTATCCCAGAGACACCATGTTGTCGGCGGGGACGATGGTTGGAGCTCCGATTTGAACGTCAGCTCCTGGTTGGCGGATCGGGTTTTCAGGGTCGGTGACAAAATAT GGTTTAGGTACCCGGCAGAGGAAGATACCATTGCAGAGCTTCAAAGCCTGGAGGAATTCGTATCCTGCGATATCACAAACCCCATCAGAATGTATACTGATGGACTAAATGACGTTACACTGGAGAAGGAAGGTACCAGATACTTCACAAGTGGAAACGTCGTAAACTGCAAAAATGGGATGAAGTTACCCGTCCCGGTTCAGCCTTCTCCAGACGAGTCTGCACCACCAACAGAACCGGTGCCTTTGCCCCCCATTCATCCAGCACCTGTACCACCATTGGTGCCAACACCTCCGGGGCCGGTTCCAGTCGAGCCTCCGTCCGCAAGTCCACCTCCATACGAGCCTGCCCCACCCACACAACCGGAGCCTTTGCCCCCCGTTCATCCAGCACCTGTACCACCATTGGTGCCAACACCACCGGAGCCGGTTCCAGTCGAGCCCCCGTCCGCAAGTCCACCTCCATACGAGCCTGCACCACCCACACAACCGGAGCCTTTGCCCCCCCTTCATCCAGCACCTTTACCACCTTTGGTGCCAACACCACCGAAGCCGGTTCCAGTTGAGCCCCCGTCAGCAAGTCCACCTCCATACGAGCCTGCCCCACCCACACAACCGGAGCCTTTGCCCCCCTTTCATCCAGCACCAGTACCACCTTTGGTGCCAACACCACCGGAGCCGGTTCCAGTTCCGCCCCCGTCCGCTGTTCCACCTCCACCACCCTCTGCAGCCACCACCCTTTCGAATGTGCTCTCTTTTGCGTATTATGGGTTGTTCCTTTTCTACTTTGTTCTGTAG
- the LOC142526261 gene encoding phosphoribosylglycinamide formyltransferase, chloroplastic-like has translation METQTAQFRNPLRSSIPFIRSSKIRSVASISTPFSFKICCPSWISFEIHHSHALSKRNLQFINNVVRLESKGSIDVGEDNPVSEIKKKNLAVFVSGGGSNFRSIHEAGLSGSFHGDIAVLVTDKPECGGAEFAREKGIPVFIFPERKDAQEGLSAEDLVIALRSYKVDFILLAGYLKLIPTELIRAFPKSILNIHPSLLPAFGGKGYYGKKVHKAVIASGARYSGPTIHFVDEQYDTGRILAQRVVPVLAYDTFEELAARVLHEERRLYVEVVSALCEDRIVWREDGVPLIKSKENPHDYT, from the exons ATGGAAACCCAGACAGCTCAATTCCGGAACCCTCTCCGTTCATCTATTCCATTTATTCGATCCTCTAAAATCCGTTCAGTTGCATCAATTTCGACTCCCTTTTCATTCAAAATCTGTTGTCCAAGCTGGATTTCTTTCGAAATTCATCATTCTCACGCACTCTCGAAGAGAAATTTGCAGTTCATAAATAACGTAGTGAGACTTGAGAGTAAAGGGAGCATCGATGTAGGAGAAGATAATCCCGTCTcagaaattaaaaagaaaaatttggcGGTTTTTGTATCTGGCGGAGGCTCCAATTTCAGGTCTATCCATGAGGCAGGTCTTAGTGGGTCTTTTCACGGTGATATCGCTGTTCTAGTCACCGATAAACCCG AATGTGGAGGGGCGGAGTTTGCCCGTGAGAAAGGTATCCCTGTTTTTATTTTTCCTGAACGGAAAGATGCTCAAGAGGGTTTGTCTGCAGAAGACCTTGTAATTGCTCTGAG ATCCTACAAGGTAGATTTCATTCTTTTGGCTGGTTATCTCAAACTTATTCCCACTGAGCTGATCCGAGCTTTTCCAAAATCGATATTGAATATTCATCCATCACTTCTTCCAGCGTTTGGTGGCAAAGGATATTATGGTAAGAAGGTGCATAAAGCAGTAATTGCTTCCGGAGCGAG GTATTCTGGTCCTACAATCCATTTTGTAGATGAACAATATGATACGGGTCGTATCCTTGCCCAAAGGGTAGTTCCTGTTCTTGCGTATGACACATTTGAAGAATTAGCCGCAAGAGTTCTCCATGAG GAGCGCAGATTATATGTTGAGGTAGTCTCAGCATTATGTGAAGATCGGATCGTCTGGCGCGAAGATGGTGTCCCTCTCATCAAAAGCAAAGAAAATCCTCATGATTATACTTAG